tatttcaaaaccgacatatatttttgaaatttttattttttaaaaatataaaaaagaaaaaagcgccgcCGGACTCCCCAAAAGCCCCAACTGCGCCACGGTCATTTCTTCGTCCTCGTGCGATCGGCCTGAGTGCCTGactgctagtttttttttacatgttttattagatttttttctaaattaaatttagcaaattttgaccaaatttatagaaagaaataataacatttacaattCCAATTTTTTTCCGTTGAATCCACCATGAAGTGTATATTGATAGTTGCATATGTTGGATAGTATAGTTGttattatatttttctatagacttgaTTAAAATTAGCTAAATTTGATTCAGGATAAATCTAAtacgatatgtaaataaaaacagcgGGAATAAACGGTAGTACGGAACATATGACGGACAATGTATGGCAACTCGTGCTCACTTTCCACCAGTGTCTTGCCACGGTACATTCTTCAGTGTTCAGACTATGTAAAATGATACCTGATACGGGTCAGTGTTTCACCGGAGAGGAGATCTCTAATCTAAGCATGCATCAAATACGGCTATTAGGTTATCACAATTGCTACATTTTCGCCAGTTTTATGGATGAACCTCCTAATAGCCTCCTAGGTAAAAATTGGAACAATATATACGGTACAGAAAGATCTCTAATCTTCCTGTCATCCGCAATGTGTGAAACTTACAAAGTGGTACAGACAACAAATTTATACAGATCACATATCACTGCAGACAACTCCAGTTTATTCATCCATACTTGATCATCAAAGCTATGCAGCCATCGTAAAACTGAAACCCCCCATGCTATTCAGTCTGCAACGCTAAGATCAGATGATGGGAATTGAGAAGAAGATGAGGTAAGGACGATTTTAAAATTGTACCCAACAACTGAAACAAAAAGCACCAGTGGTCTAGTGGTAGAATAGTACCCTGCCACGGTCCAGACCCGGGTTCGATTCGCGGCTGGTGCATGTTTTTTTCCTATTCGTTCTTTTCGTTTTTTAATGTAAAAAGAAATATGTACAAAGATGTATCATATCTTCtcacttttttttccttttgtattTGTAATTATTGTACAAGAGACATGACTGATTTCCAGACTCCGTAGGAGATGAAGAAATGTTCCAGGCAGTGATATGTGCTCTTGGTTCCAAAAAGAACATCTGAACAGAggcttgaaaaaaaaacagctgaACAGGACAtgtgcttgtttttttttttttgattaaTAGGACATGTGCTTGTGTGTGCGATGCTCGAGCTAGCAGCCCAATAACTAACTGCAAATGGGTTGGACCGAGGCTTGTGGCAAAGGCGTCAAGAAGAAAATCGAGATGACGACGGACTGAACAAGACTACTGGAAAGAAATTCAGCACTGCATACTGTCATTTTGCATTGGTACTATCGGCAGATTCCCAGGCAATTATTCCACCTCAATGTTGCGGTTTTATGCCGTCGGTGCTCCTATGGTTTTGCTTCCTCATCAATCTTAGCGCCCAGATAATAAATCGTCTGAAAACTGCAAGCGCACTGCACACTGAGGAAATTAACCCTGCTCTGCTCGCGTAGGACACGCAGCACGAGTAACCAGGTTTCCCGATCGCACTTAATTTCGAGCAAGTGATGACGCTGCTAACTCGATCTGTCCATCCAATTTCGCTGCAGCTCAGTTAAGCCCGGCCAGCCCGCTGGGTCGGGTCGGGTGGCGAGCTGTCACTGTCGTCTCACCGGCGCCATGCATGTAGGATCATGCTAGCTCCTCTGCTATGGAACGATGTGACGCCTCGCCAAATGCCACCTCCTTTCGTTAGTTTAATTAACACAAACGAACGCCTAACGCTTTCATGTGCAGCAACAGTTCGGTACAGTAGCTCCTTATTTCCTTTCCCCTCTCGTGTGACTGTGCGCGACAATACGATGCATAGACCATTGTTGGGTTTCATTTTAGCAGCAACGGGTCTTATTGGTTTGCTTGCAGAATATACCGTACCAAAATGTGTGGGTAAATCTATAAATTTCAGTACTCGTTTGATTGAAGCTTTTGTactcctttttttattttgaaataaaggGAGTTACGATTTTGAACTCCGGTGAACGCTCAAGTAAACTAGAGTCTAATTTTATGATGATATATAAATTACAGAAACAAATCATATATAATAACATACATTTATTATTCCCCCACATGATCCGAATATGGGACATTAACAAAAATTAACAGCTTAATTAGCGATGTAATTAACACGGAGAAAATCAACAGAGCACCACGTTGACAGTGTACCCGGGCgctacatacatatatattcaCCGGCCGGCTGGCCGAGACCGGCGCATCCTACACCTCGACGCTGCATCCCGTGGGCTGCGCGAACTTGAGCGCCGACAAGGTGAAGTTGGAGCCTGATCcgaagccgccggcggcggagagcaTGGCGGGGCAGCTGACGAAGAGGTGGTAGCTCCCTGAGACCCAGCTCCCGACCTTCCACTTGATCCGGCCGTCGACCTTGACCTGCAGCGCGACGAACCCGGCGGCGACGTCCTGCTTCATGGCGTCGGCGACGTAGGCCGCCACGGGCACGGCCTCGGCCGCCAGCACGGGGGACCAGACGGTGACGTCGCGGTGGCCCTGGTACTGCGGCGGGAGGGAGACGGGCGCCGTGATGGGCTGGTCGCGGTAGGTGACGAAGACGTCGAGGCGCTTGTAGTGGACGCCGACGCGGCCGTTGGGGTTGCGGGAGGCGAGCGTGACCTGCGCGGACGCCGAGAGGGAGGGGTCGCCGACGGTGATGGGCCGTCGGAGCTGCAGGTCCTGCAGGTAGAAGGACGGCTTGGAGGGGCGCAGCGCCAGGTAGACGACCAGCGCGACGAAGGCCACCACCAGGACCAGCGCCAGCAGGCAGGAGGCCAGGCACCCGCAGCAGCGGCGCAGGTGGTGCTCGTGCCGGTGGTGCTTCTCCCCCTTGCTCATGGCTGACCCTGACCCGGTGGCCGGCtgcgctctgctctgctccgctgcgctgcgcacTGGTGGCTGGGTGCCTGGGTGTCTGGGACTATGAGCTGGACCTGCTGAGTGAGGTGGTGTGAAGTGTAGGAAAGTGTAATGGCTTTTTAAAATCGGTGGAGGTGGTAGTGGCACACCAATGCAAGCTTGCTGGTACACAGCGAATGTGTGTCGAAAAGGTTTGCAGCACAGCACCGGCCGGGTAAGCCTTGGCGCAGGGCAAGGGCTACTGTCGACTGAGCTTGAGCGGAGGAAGGGGCCGGGAAAGCAACGTCCCAACCGAAGAAGATTCCTCCATCTGCCAATTCGGTACGTACTTCCATCTTCTTCCAATCAACGGGACGCGGTTGGTGCTTTGCTTGGGTTGCATGTGCCGATGTGCCCGTGCTCTGAGATTGGTGTGGATCGCCTTTTAACTTAACTGCATTGGGGAAGACAGCCGTCAAAAGGTTTAATTTGAGAGTGCTGTTCGATGATTCAGTCAGTGTTCTTACCATCTCGAATATATAGATGGATGGTTGGTGGGGCATCACTGCAGTGGAATGCTACCAGCTGCTACGGCTGGTTCCACGGTTTCGCTTGTAGCAGCAGTGCTCCTTCTGTATTAAAATATAAGTATTTCTAGATTTGGTCAAAGTTAAATTCATTAAACTTTGACCATCAACATTCttatgaatgaattattttaaatataaatacTTATATATTATGACAATTATTGATTTCGTCACGAATGTAGTAATATTATTTTTATCTTAAATATTATTATAGATTATTTATCAAACCTAGAAAAAACTTAAATTCTAGGACTCGAGCGGACTGGGAGGTGTTGGTTAGCGTGGGTGCTGTCCCTCGTTGCCACGGCATTTGTCCGGCCGGGCGCAGTGGAGAAGGTTGGTGAGGCGTAGCACGCCCGCCCGCCCATCGATATCATGCTGGTAGTTCCGACGTCGACTCCGTCCGCCCCAGGCAAAACGCCGCGAGCGAGCTAGGGAGCAAGGCGGACGGGACGACCCCAGCATAAGTGTCTATCTCCGCAACGCAACGAAACGAGATGAGCCTTCCATTGATGATCCATCCCCAGCTAGCGTCTGTATTTCCAGATTATTATTCCCAAGGGTAGGGTGCCGTTGTGTGGTGCCGCCCTTGGTtgctcggcgtcggcggcagcCTTATCTCCCCCCACCGACCGCCTAAATGCGTGCATGCCCTGAGCCCTATGGCGCACTGATCATCACGGAACGCGTCTCCAAATAAACCCGACCGGGAAAAGGCCAGTATATGTTAAGGCCCGGCCCGGGAGCGCATGCATGTCAATGCACCATTATTCGAATTGAATTCAGTGAAGCAAGAAGACTCTGTCGAATTCGACTGTAATTCTCTTTGTCGGCGTGATCTGTTCTGTACCGGCCGGGTCATGCTGATTTATATAGGAAAGTGGGATCATTTCATCATCTAATCTGATCTAATTAAtttcgggtgcgttctttgtaaaTAGGCTGGGATCAAGCAGTAGACCAGGTCATTAGGACTAATCCGGATCAGACCTAGCACGACGTTACACTAGGCTAATAAAAAGCAGgcaattatttttcacaaaaaagacgaatgcatgcatgcatgaagtgctaaacaaaatttatttacgAAATCTTTCCACGgttgtaacttttcgagacgaatctaatgagccaagtttcatcatgattggctacagtagcCGCGCCTAACCATCCcctaatcgtacggtcaaaaGACCTCATTTGCTATAGTACTGCTACAGTACTATAAGTGTGTAGGTAGTtcactttatttaatacccttaATTAGTGGCCAAAGCACCgaaaaattttcatgaaaactttttcaGGGCCAATCCAAACACGGTCCATATATCCAACTATTGGGCATGCACATACCTACCGtggtatctttttttttcttgaaaagagTACCGTGGCCCTAGGCCCTCGTTTGGTCGAGGAGAAAGAGCACACGTATAGCATAGTCCTATATATGTAGTTGGTAGCCACCGGAAagaattattatttttatttataaccTCGAATGTTCTCCCTTCCCGTCTTTAGATTTCTGCCCACGGCATCATGCACGCTGCACGATTGGGCCTCACTTagttcttcatggcggcgtagCTAGCTGTTTCACCTCTTGAGGCGCGCATCAAGTGGCCCTCTAACAAACGGCATCATTAACCCATCCATTAACCAAAGGTCCAAAGCTTATgcccatgttttttttttgagaaagccCGAGTATTATCGCTACATATATAATCATTAATCAAAGAGTAGGGTAGCTCTTTGCCCCttcactcttttccttgccacCATTACTAAATTGGGCTTGGATCACAGTTGGGCTTTATACCTGTCATTCGTCCTCTTGTGCCTTCTTGAGGCCCATGCCGGCCCCCATTTCCAGCTAAATAAAAATTGCTTGTCCCAGCTGCGCCATCAGAATTTGAAATGACATGTCAAAACATCATGAGATCACCAGACGCCATCAGAATTTGAAATGAACACACGTCAAAACCTGCGAACGGTGGCAACTGGCAACCAGAATCAAAGACTGCCATTTACCAGCACACGGAAGAGCATCAAACGAGCAGATCGCAACAGCTAAACGGCAAAGCCAACCAAAGCTTACTTCACTTCGTCAGTTCTTAACCCTGGGAGTCAAACAGCAGCACTCTACGAGGTATACTAAGCTGGTAACCTCTGTAATTCTCCGCAATGACGACCGATAAGCCCTACTCTCCTAATCAATGGTACGACCTCAACTCAAATCTATGCTTGGGTAAGGTTAGCGACAAGTCATCTAGGGTAATGCCTCGATTTTTCTTGTAAGAGGTGTCGGTGCTGGCCACTGTCACAGACCGTAGCCGCCTCTCGGGGAGACTGAGCTGCCATCCAGGCTGAGCTTTGCCATGTCAGGCATCTGCCAATTGACTGGTGATGCGTCTCCATAAGGGCTCGGGTTATAACAGGAAGTGACGCTTCTGCTCCTGCGGTGACGGGTGGACACCTGCTTCAACCTCTCAGCTTCGTTCTTTAGTGCCTGCGTCTGACCTGcagatttcatttcaaaaacATTCATTTAGGTGAGTCTGAACCATGTTCCGGGACCATCAGACTCCAGTCTAGACACATAATCAGAGCGTTCCATACTCATTGACATACAAAATGAAGGAATACCAAATAGTTGCAATAATACAAACAATTTCTTTTTATTTGGGGAATAATAAATTCCAAAAGGAACTACATAATCAACTTGCATATGCTGTAATCAGATTAGGATGCACCAAAACGAAAATTACATTTCAAAATTATCCATATCAAAACAATAAAACAGAAATTCCTGGCAGCTGGCAGATTATAGATGAAGCTGTAAtgttaaaaaacaaaaaagaacaaaagCTGTTATCAACAAAAAGCTATTGAGTTTGAACTTAAAACAAAAACAAGCTTACCAACCCTCCATGGACTGCATTCAAAATACTCTTTGGATTTTCTGTTATGTTAACAAGGTGTAGATACAGAACCTATCTATTAGGGATGCAGCATATTTTGGCCCCCGCCATATAATTAGGCTGAATAAGGGCAGAAGGCTTTCATTATTGTTGAAATGCCCAAAATACTGAAACATAAATGTTAGGTAAAGAATCACAAACAACAAACACAATTAAAGAATGACCAATGTTAGGCAGTGACCAAAAGGCAATACCACTCCTATGTGGAGTTCAGACTTTTCTGCAATGAAAAATAGCCTGTGCAAATAGCTATTTACTCTTTTATCTAATGTCATCTGAACTGTATTTAACATTTGAGCACAACTTACACCTAATCAAAAGCATGCAGCATTAGTAGGCACCAAACAATCATAACAAAAGAACCTTTTAACTCCATTTAGTAATGTCGTGACACGTAATCATTTTATAGGTCGAGTGATATTTCTGTCCATGGTCATTTTATAATATAGTTTCTTGTTGCATAACTACAAACCTTTCACGAATCATGTGCTACTAAAAAGGATGCATACTCTAATTTATATTCTACTAGTTCTAATAACTAAAGAAAGAGCACTAATGCACAGTGTTTCTCGGACATACCATCCTTAATTAGTTTTGCATGCTGAAGAGTAGAAATCTGTATCCTCAGTTGCTTGTTTTCCATTGAAAGAGAATTGTGAAGCTGGCAAAGTGATGCCACTCTGACAGCCAAATCAGCTCCCATGTTCTGAAAAGAATAAAGACAATATTGTCATAAAATAAGTACTACTGAAGCCCTCGACATCACATCAAACTAAGATAAAAGATCAACACTATCACCTGAAGTGAATCGACAGTTCTTTCAAGTTCAGCAATGTATTGAAGCTTCCGGACTCTAGATCTCTGCCCCGATCGCCTGCACAAAATGTTGATTTGCTGAGTAGGAATCAATATTGAACCTCAATGGGCATGACATTTTCTTTTACAAAGTATATTTCAACTAGAAAAGTTCAACATCTATCAAACAAAAACTTGTAATGATCACTAAACACATACAAATAAGTGCAAATTCCGTGAAGCATAAACATGCACATGCAAAGAACTCAAAACATTCCAGATACAAGCACAAGTGTAGTGTGAATGCAAATGCAATTTATGACCTGGTAACATCAAACTTCTAATTTAAAACCTTAGTCATGGATTTCTGTGAGTAGAGCAGTAAACATCAGGATGGTCATAGCTTGAGATACCAGCCACACTCATCAATGTTTTAAAAAATGATTTAGCACAAAAACATACCCAGTAACACAGAAAATTGTGATTTAGCATAAAAACATATCCACTAAAATGCACATTCCACACTCTTTTTAGCACTGTTTAGAATTGCTTGAATGTACCAAATGGGAAGGTGTAacaacaatttacaaagaaagattCTCTAAACAAATTTCTTATACTTAGCATTGAAACTGATTGTTACTTTAGTTGGCATGTTGAGTGCCAATAATTAGAAAAGCTAGTATAAAATCATCAAACCAACTTTCTGGTATACTGATGTCCATCCTCCATTTTATATGTATAAGAAGTCTATGTAATTTACAAACCTTGGAAAAGGACTTTGAAGAATTCTGACTGATTATACATAACGGCAGAAGACTTTGACCATTGGACAATCTGGGCAGTGTCaattatttacaaaactaacagGCAATTGTTGCTTTTACAATAGTCGATCAACAACAATTTAGTACTAATTTTTTACCACACCACATACCTGTACCATTTGAACTATATGCTGCCAAGATCACGACAGTTAAGTCTACCTTGAATTGCTACTGCTGGCGATAGAACTCAAAATTACCAGTGTCACACAATTACAAGTATTAGCAGTTAATTTTGTTTGTGCAAAGCAGTAGAGTATTACGTTTCTTTTCTGTTGGCAAGAGCCAGAGTTCACAATTGCACTTTGTTCATAAAGTTTCTATATTACTTGCATTTCACTATGAATTCCAGTTTAGTAAACAGCTAAACGCTGTAATTCTACTGATTGGCGCGGACTCCTACTTTCTGAATCAGAGATCATTTGAAGTACAGTATATATTGCACTAAAAAACATTAGAGTACCTTTTAAATGTCTTGTCTTGATCAGGATTGCCATAAACATCATTGGCGTCAGCAGTTCCATTGGTCATATTACCATTCACGCCACTGGAGGCATCGATGGTCAGGTACTGCAAGGGGTTGCTGGGGACATTCTCAAGCACAGCATTTACCATGGAACTCTCTGAAGTTGTCAGCCTACTCTTCTGTCTTGGTGAATTCGGCCCGTAAACACAGCTGGCCTCAACCACAGAACCACTTTC
This window of the Panicum virgatum strain AP13 chromosome 1K, P.virgatum_v5, whole genome shotgun sequence genome carries:
- the LOC120703981 gene encoding NDR1/HIN1-like protein 1, which codes for MSKGEKHHRHEHHLRRCCGCLASCLLALVLVVAFVALVVYLALRPSKPSFYLQDLQLRRPITVGDPSLSASAQVTLASRNPNGRVGVHYKRLDVFVTYRDQPITAPVSLPPQYQGHRDVTVWSPVLAAEAVPVAAYVADAMKQDVAAGFVALQVKVDGRIKWKVGSWVSGSYHLFVSCPAMLSAAGGFGSGSNFTLSALKFAQPTGCSVEV
- the LOC120703991 gene encoding basic leucine zipper 2-like, producing the protein MSRSPHLPPRCPPLGPQITRRDDSLFTQSCRFPSGDPFIGEPPCWLDDLLADSGKVPNFPPLRRACSDSDAILDALSTFQSPIHPIEERDLSPGGEAEDLLDAVEGGESGSVVEASCVYGPNSPRQKSRLTTSESSMVNAVLENVPSNPLQYLTIDASSGVNGNMTNGTADANDVYGNPDQDKTFKRRSGQRSRVRKLQYIAELERTVDSLQNMGADLAVRVASLCQLHNSLSMENKQLRIQISTLQHAKLIKDGQTQALKNEAERLKQVSTRHRRSRSVTSCYNPSPYGDASPVNWQMPDMAKLSLDGSSVSPRGGYGL